From Miscanthus floridulus cultivar M001 chromosome 15, ASM1932011v1, whole genome shotgun sequence, the proteins below share one genomic window:
- the LOC136506476 gene encoding L10-interacting MYB domain-containing protein-like produces the protein MGDKADWGDFFLKHLIDVCKGEIEAGNRPQGLWTSTGWKNIVAKFEAKTGDKRTKIQLKNKLDNLKKEYVWFMELKNYATGLGWDAAKGTVDCPQDWWDEHLARYNNREKGLKCNHVRFRKQGPKYLDDLDLIFGKVHVTGATAACPGDISSDESDDCVAEVPKPPPKDDVKLADLKQKGKKNRKSSCTIAESKEEKSPFYRMYKNTCLKIESAAERISSASATSASPTNVVPTIGEAMKMVEECGVEEGTPLMHTATMLIMKPEFREVFSHLKTNKGRLDVLEREHEKEMRR, from the exons ATGGGTGACAAGGCAGATTGGGGTGATTTCTTTTTGAAGCATTTGATTGATGTATGCAAAGGGGAGATAGAAGCTGGGAATAGGCCCCAGGGGCTTTGGACTAGCACTGGTTGGAAAAATATTGTAGCCAAGTTTGAAGCCAAAACTGGTGACAAGCGAACAAAGATACAATTGAAGAACAAATTAGATAACTTAAAAAAAGAATATGTTTGGTTCATGGAGTTAAAAAATTATGCCACTGGACTTGGATGGGATGCGGCTAAGGGAACTGTTGATTGCCCCCAGGATTGGTGGGATGAACACCTTGCT AGGTACAATAATCGTGAAAAAGGGCTTAAATGCAATCATGTGAGGTTCAGAAAACAAGGACCGAAGTACCTTGATGATCTTGATCTGATTTTCGGCAAGGTACATGTGACTGGGGCCACTGCAGCTTGTCCTGGTGATATATCTTCGGATGAGAGTGATGATTGCGTGGCCGAGGTGCCAAAACCTCCACCTAAAGATGATGTCAAGCTGGCTGATTTGAAGCAAAAAGGGAAAAAGAACCGCAAGAGCTCCTGTACTATTGCTGAAAGCAAAGAAGAAAAGAGTCCATTTTATCGAATGTACAAAAACACATGTTTGAAGATAGAAAGTGCAGCAGAAAGGATCTCTAGTGCATCTGCCACCTCAGCTTCTCCCACTAATGTTGTCCCCACTATTGGAGAGGCTATGAAGATGGTCGAAGAGTGTGGGGTGGAAGAAGGAACTCCTCTAATGCACACTGCCACCATGCTGATCATGAAGCCTGAATTTAGAGAGGTCTTCAGCCATCTGAAAACAAATAAAGGAAGGCTGGATGTCCTTGAGAGAGAGCATGAGAAGGAGATGAGGCGCTAG
- the LOC136506743 gene encoding uncharacterized protein: MASHELVLGHGQDAELALGPNHHDFGQDHGLGLGHTHDLDLGGHAHDHELVLGQSHEHDHQLVLGHHHNDDHQLVLGHDHHHHHHGHHAGELALRQGHEGDSGALELEVQGHRHDELDLSESHELTLAETHHLGVDQNLDQLSLEQAHELALQPHDLSQGPLAVAPVVQSRTMVVSPEFQLTVGQEFPDVMSCRRAIRNTAIACHFEIQTVKSDKSRFTAKCAAEGCPWRIHAAKLPGVPTFSIRTIHDNHSCVGINHLGHQQASVQWIANTVKERLRENPQCKPKEILEEIHKAHGITLSYKQAWRGKERIMATVRGSFEEGYRLLPEYCRQVERTNPGSIARVYGNPDDNCFRRLFISFNASIFGFVNACRPLIGLDRTLLKNKYLGTLFLATGFDGDGALFPLAFGVVDEETDENWVWFLSELHELLEKNTENMPRLTILSDRRKGITDGVEFNFPTAFHGYCMRHVSETFKKEFNNPVLVNLLWEAAHALTVIEFETKLLEIEDTSPEAVVWIRHLPPRLWATAYFEGTRYGHLTANITESLNSWILDASGLPIIQMMECIRRQLMTWFNERREASMQWNTILVPAAERCVQEAIERARGYQVARANEAEFEVISAHEGTNIVDIRNRCCLCRGWQLYGVPCAHGVAALLSCRQNVHRYTESCFTVATYRKTYSQTIHPIPDKTLWNETADHETADHETADQGQADEIKAQMIINPPKSLRPPGRPRKKRVRVEDRGRVKRVVHCSRCNQTGHFRTTCAAPI; the protein is encoded by the coding sequence ATGGCGAGCCACGAGCTGGTCCTTGGGCACGGGCAGGACGCGGAGCTGGCGCTGGGACCGAACCACCACGACTTCGGCCAGGACCACGGGCTGGGTCTCGGCCACACGCATGACCTCGACCTCGGCGGCCACGCGCACGACCACGAGCTCGTCCTGGGCCAGTCGCACGAGCACGACCACCAGCTGGTCCTCGGGCACCACCACAATGACGACCACCAGCTGGTCCTCGGGCacgaccatcaccaccaccaccacggccacCACGCCGGCGAGCTGGCTCTGAGGCAGGGCCATGAGGGGGACTCTGGGGCACTGGAACTGGAAGTGCAGGGCCACCGCCATGACGAGCTTGACTTGTCGGAGAGTCACGAGCTGACACTTGCCGAGACGCATCACCTGGGTGTTGATCAGAATCTCGACCAGCTCTCGCTCGAGCAGGCTCATGAGCTCGCGCTGCAGCCACACGATCTCTCCCAGGGTCCTCTTGCCGTCGCTCCTGTTGTCCAGTCACGGACCATGGTTGTGAGCCCTGAGTTTCAGCTCACAGTGGGGCAGGAGTTTCCAGACGTTATGAGCTGCCGCAGGGCCATCCGCAACACAGCCATCGCCTGCCATTTTGAGATACAGACAGTGAAGTCTGACAAGTCCCGGTTCACTGCTAAGTGTGCTGCCGAGGGCTGTCCGTGGCGCATACATGCAGCAAAGCTCCCTGGTGTGCCCACCTTCTCCATCAGAACTATACATGACAACCACAGCTGTGTGGGGATCAACCATCTTGGTCATCAGCAGGCATCTGTTCAGTGGATTGCAAACACTGTCAAAGAGAGGCTACGTGAGAACCCACAATGCAAGCCCAAGGAAATTTTGGAAGAAATCCACAAGGCCCATGGGATCACCCTATCCTACAAACAAGCTTGGAGAGGTAAGGAGCGGATCATGGCTACGGTTCGAGGGTCTTTTGAGGAAGGATACCGTCTCTTGCCGGAGTACTGTAGACAGGTGGAAAGAACAAATCCAGGAAGTATAGCTCGAGTGTACGGAAACCCAGATGACAATTGCTTTCGGCGACTCTTCATATCATTCAATGCATCAATATTTGGTTTCGTCAATGCATGCAGGCCACTTATTGGGCTTGATAGGACCCTTCTGAAAAACAAGTATCTTGGCACCTTGTTTCTTGCCACTGGTTTTGATGGGGATGGTGCTCTCTTTCCTTTGGCATTTGGCGTGGTTGATGAGGAAACTGATGAGAACTGGGTATGGTTCTTGTCTGAGTTACATGAGTTGCTGGAGAAGAACACAGAGAACATGCCAAGGCTCACCATCCTGTCAGATAGACGGAAGGGCATTACTGATGGAGTTGAATTCAACTTCCCAACTGCATTCCATGGGTACTGTATGCGTCATGTTAGTGAAACCTTCAAAAAGGAGTTCAACAATCCAGTGCTTGTCAACCTTCTCTGGGAAGCTGCTCATGCACTGACTGTGATAGAGTTTGAAACTAAGCTGCTGGAGATAGAGGACACGTCACCAGAAGCTGTTGTCTGGATAAGGCACCTGCCTCCACGTCTTTGGGCCACGGCTTACTTTGAGGGGACAAGGTACGGTCATCTAACAGCAAACATCACGGAGTCGCTAAATTCCTGGATACTGGATGCGTCTGGCCTTCCTATAATTCAGATGATGGAATGCATCCGTCGCCAGCTGATGACTTGGTTCAACGAGCGTCGCGAAGCTAGCATGCAGTGGAACACAATCCTCGTGCCCGCAGCCGAGCGTTGTGTGCAAGAGGCCATCGAGCGTGCACGGGGCTACCAGGTGGCCCGAGCCAACGAGGCGGAATTCGAGGTCATCTCAGCTCACGAGGGAACAAACATTGTGGACATTCGCAACAGGTGCTGTTTGTGCCGTGGGTGGCAGCTCTATGGCGTCCCATGTGCCCATGGTGTGGCGGCGCTCCTCTCCTGTAGGCAGAAcgtccaccgctacaccgagAGCTGCTTCACGGTGGCAACATACCGCAAGACATACTCGCAGACCATACACCCGATCCCAGACAAGACCCTCTGGAATGAAACGGCAGATCATGAAACAGCAGATCATGAAACAGCAGATCAAGGACAGGCTGACGAGATCAAGGCGCAGATGATCATCAACCCTCCGAAGTCACTGAGGCCCCCAGGACGGCCAAGGAAGAAGAGGGTACGAGTGGAGGACCGTGGGCGAGTCAAGCGGGTCGTTCACTGCAGCCGCTGCAACCAGACTGGACACTTCAGAACCACATGTGCTGCTCCAATATGA
- the LOC136507682 gene encoding E3 ubiquitin-protein ligase ATL4-like — MRIHDAGEAARRPGIPAERDDRADAGTAGRQEAGPARMIAVAVEEEEEVEEVHPVREQAEQPEAGTDADTDTEHLIASLPLFTMASALAALPKNSPNCAICHSPFDASAELRLLPACRHAFHTACIDAWLRTNPVCPICCSAVSSPPLPPLPVATTATAAGDQNQEPLGTRANSRSRKSFRVELGSVSNRRSSAAGGDKRRCTYSHGGFFDYRVDEEVEAIVSRVVRPMAARPRTAAAAAPGEALAEAVGSRGWLGEYLDRVAASATSLSSLSGRWSWRWSQGNRRDEPWDTDASRRAEGGEEEPAPVALGRWIFGL; from the exons atgCGCATCCACGACGCGGGGGAGGCGGCGAGGCGGCCGGGCATCCCGGCGGAGAGGGATGATCGGGCGGACGCCGGCACGGCGGGGAGGCAGGAGGCGGGGCCGGCGAGGATGATCGCCGTtgcagtggaggaggaggaggaggtagaggaggtgcATCCAGTGAGGGAGCAGGCGGAGCAGCCGGAGGCAGGCACGGACGCCGACACCGACACGGAGCACCTCATCGCGTCGCTGCCCTTGTTCACCATGGCGTCGGCGCTGGCAGCGCTGCCGAAGAACTCCCCGAACTGCGCCATCTGCCACTCCCCGTTCGACGCCAGCGCCGAGCTGCGGCTCCTCCCGGCGTGCCGCCACGCATTCCACACCGCCTGCATCGACGCGTGGCTCCGCACCAACCCGGTCTGCCCGATCTGCTGCAGCGCCGTCTCGTCCCCGCCGCTCCCGCCCCTCCccgtcgccaccaccgccacggcCGCGGGGGACCAAAACCAGGAGCCACTCGGCACGCGGGCGAACAGCCGCAGCAGGAAGAGCTTCCGCGTCGAGCTCGGTAGCGTCAGCAACCGCCGCTCCTCCGCCGCGGGCGGCGACAAGCGGCGCTGCACCTACTCGCACGGCGGCTTCTTCGACTACCGCGTCGATGAGGAGGTCGAGGCCATCGTGTCCCGCGTCGTCCGCCCCATGGCGGCGAGGcctaggacggcggcggcggcggcccccgGCGAAGCTCTGGCGGAGGCGGTGGGGTCCCGCGGGTGGCTAGGCGAGTACCTCGACCGCGTCGCCGCCTCGGCAACGTCCCTCT CGTCTCTCTCCGGGCGGTGGAGCTGGCGCTGGAGCCAGGGCAACCGGCGCGACGAGCCCTGGGACACGGACGCGTCGCGCCGAGCTGAGGGCGGCGAGGAGGAGCCGGCGCCCGTGGCCCTGGGCCGCTGGATCTTCGGCTTATAG